The genomic segment GTGGGGTGTGGGGGTCAAGAGGTGAGCTGGCTACCTGCTTTGGCAAGGACAGGGCAGCCCTGGAGTGGCCCTCCCTGCCTGCCAGGTGCTGCCACCCTCACACCTCCTTTGGACAAATGCCAGCTTTCCCAAAGGAGGTGCTTGCCTTGGCCAGCTGGGTGATAATTTGTGGGCACCGGGGCTGCCCATGGGGACTGGGCAGAGGAGGGGGTGCCAGGAGATCTCTTTCttcccctgccctccctcccttcctccctgcttatcttgcccccccccccgtgccacaGCAAAAACAATCTGCTGGGTGGCCACACCCCTCCCTCATGCGCCTGCAGAAGGGCAGGGCCACCCTATCTCCCTCAGACAGGCAAGCCGGCCCAGGCCATGGGGGCCAGCAGGAGGGGGGGAACTGTCCGGCACTGGCCCTCGCCAGCGGACAAGCCcctgtgccccccctccccactgcagaCCTCGCCAGCGCCTTTTCCCACCAGCGATGGCAGGAGGAATCAGGAGGTAAAGACCCCCTGCGCCCCCCCCAGGCCTTGGGATGGGGTGCCCGGAGGACGGCCTGGCCTTCTGTCCAGGAGCAGCTCCCCTGTTCGTGAGGCTCAGCGGGCACCCCGTTGAAAGTGGTCAGCTGAAAACTGTGCCCCCAAAGCAAGCCTGCCTCGTGGAGGAAGGGCGCTCCCCCCCCATACCCGCTTTCCGTGCCAGGCCGTTGAGGGGCTCTGCTGAGACCCCACGCCTACGGGTCCTACAAGACTAGGGGAGAAGAACCAGCCCCCGCCCCGCTGTGCCCCACAACAGCCCCATGGGGCGGTGGCCGCCGAGGGGGCGGGAAGGCGATTACGCGGAGGCAGGGGGAGCTCTCGGTTTCTGAGCCTTAGGGGAGGGGGGCGAGGGCCCCCCCAGGCGGGAAGGGGCGGGGAGGCCACCGAGTCCGACCGACCGCTCCGGGCAGGAGCCGGCCACCCTCCGTGGGCCCGTCGGCGCCCCGTCGCTTTCGAGGCCGGATGGCCACCGCTCCTCCTGAGGGCTCCACCACCCGAGAGCCCTTCCCGGAGCAGCCGGCGCAgcggcccccccccccagtcacggCCCGAGGGCCCCGAAAGAGCCAGGGGCGCCCCGCAGAGGGGCCTCGATCCACCCTTGGGGAGCGCCTCCACGGCTCCACGGCAGGGAGCGGGCTGGCAGCCCGCCTCCCCCCCGAGGCCACCGAGCAGggccgtcgggggggggggggaggctcaagTCTGACCTGCTGGCCCCACCCAggtgggggcggggcgggggcggaGCCTCCCCCCCGGCGATAAAAGGCCTCCCCCGCGCCCGTGGCTTCAGTTCCACTCCCGGATTCTCCTGCGCATCTGTACGGACCgcgaccctcctcctcctccgcctccaccATGGTGCACTGGACCGCCGAAGAGAAGCAGCTGATCACCAACATCTGGTCCAAAGTGGACCTCGGCGTCGTGGGCGGGGAAGCCCTCGCCTGGTAAGGGAGCGGGGGAGccggacgggacgggacgggacggggcgggcgggcggctttCTTGCCCcgtggggtgggtggctggggggTTGGTTGGGGGCGCCGGGCTGGTGGGGGGCTGCCCGCCTGACCGCCCTCCCTCTCACCCCGCAGCATGCTGGTGACCTACCCGTGGACCCAGAGGTTCTTCACGGAGTTCGGCAACCTCTCCAGCGCCCAGGCCATCCTCGGCAACCCGCGGGTGAAGGCGCACGGCAAGAAGGTGCTCACCTCCTTCGGGGAGGCCGTCAAGAACCTGGACAACGTCAAGGAGACCTTCGCCAAGCTGAGCGAGCTCCACTGTGACAAACTCCACGTGGACCCCGAGAACTTCAAGGTGAGCGAGGCCGGAGCCCCTTCGCGGGCGGGAGGGCAGGAAGGCGGGCAGGTGGCGCTCCCCGATGTCGGCCGGGGTCGGGGGTCGGCGGTGCCCTCGCCGCTGGAacaccccctcctcccccttgTTCCGAACCATGAGGGCCATGGAGGGGGGGCGGAAGGGCAAAGGGTGGGAGGGGTGACCCTTTGCTCCCCAAACCCCCGTGGCGTGACCTCCTCGCTCCGCCCGTTGGCTCAGCAAAGTCGGAGGCAGTGGCGCAGGAGGAGGAGATGCCCAGCATGTCCGTCCTTCGGTGCTTGGGGGCAGAATCTGGTAGTCTGTCCTGCCAGTGGAGGGCAGAGGACGGGGGACAAAGGCCCCCTGGCCGGCAGTGGCAGCACTCGAACCCAGAGCTCTGGGGCCCCTCCAAACCCAAGGGTGGCAGAACAGGTCCTCTGGCTGGGATTGGTGCAAAGGTGCTCCTTGCTGCCTGTTTCACagcctgcctctgcctctcccccccccccccgcccccgctccATTTCTATGGTGCTTCCTTGGAGCAACTGcacctctttcctctctccctcccttccttccttccttcctgctggcAAAGGATGCCCCTGCCTGGCTGTATCTTTGGGGGAGCAGCGGCAGCAGGGAGGAGGTGCTGGGAGGGGTCACTGCCCCCCCAGGGGAGTGGGCAAAGGGTTCAGGCAGAACCTTCCATGtgtccctttcttctcttccagctTCTGGGCAACATCATCGTCATTGTCCTGGCGGGTCATTTTGGGAAGGAATTCACCCCCGCCTGCCACGGGTCTTTTCAGAAGCTGACCGCGGTGGTGGCCCATGCCCTGTCCCGCCGGTACCACTGATTGAGCCACTCTGCAGGAAAAGCAGCCACCTGTGACCACGTTGCTGCCATAGGAAGTGACCCCCCCCCCGATGCCAGTCTTATTCAaccttgctgccaaataaaagtCATCCCTGCAATTTGACCAGAtccttcctgtgtgtgtgtgtgtgtgtctgtgtctgtgtcttcgTGTATTGGGGGTGGGGATGAAATGGGAACCTCTCCCCCTCTCCTATTCCTCCTCTTGGGTGCTGGGGCAGGGAGAACCCAGGTGGCCCCCGCAGACCTAAACACTTCAACCCAAACAAGACGCCTGAGCAACAAGTTAGCCAACAATGGTGGCCAGGCCAAGGGGAAGCTGGCAGGCCAGGGGAGCCTTTTGGATGGACCGTCCTTTGGTTGGGGCAGGAGCTGGCTCGCTGGGCAGCCCCAGGcccttggctgcagagccagagcttgGGGGCGCGATTCCCCAGTCCCCCACCTgggcacccccaccccccacaaggaagggaatgggaaacccatTCTGTGTATTATCTGAAAGAGTCCTCATCAGTCAGAATGGATTTGATGGCATACAGCCACCCTTAAGTTGGGGTGCAGCCTGGCTGAGGGAGGGGCCGGCTGGCCCTTCACTCCCTTCTGCTTTCTGCATCAGGAgcacacaatccccccccccaacttgccCCTCATCTGATCAGCCTTCTGCTTGGAAAATGCCTTTGCCAAGGGCAACGGAGGGAGGGGGTTTTAGGTGTTGGGTTCTCTGCTGCCCTGGCTTTTGCCAGCCCTGTCCCACTCCATGGCCCCCCACCCTGCCCACCCCTCCACCCTCAAGCTAACAGGCTCACCTGATGGAGCCCAAAGGAACCCACCTGGCCTTTTTGAAgctggatttggggggggggggcgcgttgGATTTGGAAGGAAGCCTCTCTGTGGGGTTTATAGGATCAGCTTGGGAGTAGTCTTTCCCTGGCCTGGCCTCTCCTGTTCCCTCTCACCCTCCCTGCTTCTTGGTGCCACTGACTAGGGACCAAGACATTCAAATACGGCAATGGAAGGCCCTGagcaccccccccctttccctgtcCAAAGAGTTGCTTGTGGGAAGGGAGGGATTCAGGATTGGGACCCAGGTGTGCAGGGAAGTCAGGCTACCTCCACCATGCATTGGAGTTCCAGTAAAATACAGgccctggagggagggagggagggagggagaggagccccccccccactgcttggGACTTCTCCCCCCCCTTGCCTCACTACAGCAACCCACCACCCACCAGGCTGCCCCTCGAACACACAGCAAGGGTGAGGGAGCCAGCATTGGCCATCCCCCTTCCCGCCCCTCCTGTTTGTGTGCTGCATCCACTCTGGCTGCCCCCCCCTCGCCCCCGCCCCAGGCCTCCTGCCCGCCCAGCCCAAGGCGACAGAGGAGGGCAGCTGACTTTCGAGGGTCCCGAAAGGGCAAGACATGGTTCCTTCCTGAGGTGGTTGTGATTCCATTTGTACTCGGGATGggatactttgggggggggggttgttcctgCCTTTTATGCTGAAATAACCTTGCCTGGTTTTAGATACTCTACATTAGGTCAATGGGACAGGCCACTGTTGAtgctctgtctcaggcagcaaaaaagcATGGGCCGCCCCTATCCCAGGTGTTGGGATATAAGTTCGTTCCACTTGGAGGCTATTTCCGTGTGCCTCACTGCTTGTCAGGGAGCcccctggcggggggggggaggctctgaCACTTCCTGCAGCTTCTGAAGTGGGgcaagggcagccccacagagAGTGCTTTGCAGTAGACTAATCCTgagaaactccctggaaaagaccctgatgttggggaaagtgtgaaggcaagaggagagaaggggccgacagaggacgagatggacggacagggtcatcgaagcgaccaacatgaatttgacccaactcctggaggccgtggaagacaggaggggcctggcgtgctctggtccacggggtcacgaagagttggacacgactaaacgactaaacaacaacaaattctgcAAGCGATGCCAGCTGCCCAGGGCCGGGCTGCCCTTCTCTAAGAACGAGCCAAGGGGGTGGTGGCAGCTGTGCACCCAGGATGCCTCCGGGGTCTCCGGTGACCAAGGACAAGTTCAGGAGcatccccccttccccccccacacacacacagaggacagAGAGGGCTCCTCCTGACGGCCGCAGGCGGTTTGTGTCGGAAGGAGCTGCCCGGGTGCCTGTCTTTTCAGCCCGGATGAGGCTTTGAACTGGCGAAGGCCCTGTGGATCTTCCTCTTCTGAGGAAGAGGGCTAGCAATCGAGGGTCCGGCTCAAGAGgcctgtgcggggggggggttaatatATTACCCTGCATCGCTACGTGGTGAGAGGAGATGCATGCCCTGGGCTGGAAGCACTGGTCtccctgcccccctgccccccagtGGGGCCTTTTCCCTGCGGGTgtaggccttcttctttcctcctctctcccccagCTGGTCGCTTCCTTCTGCCCCACACCTGCCCTTTGGAAAAGGCATCCTTCTTCCTCACCCCTTCCTGCCCCTGTGCAGGTGAAAGAGGGGCCTCCCTGGCAGGACCTGGGGGTCTGGGAGCCAGCAGCCAGGCAGTgggtcttcctctcccccccccccagcttgcccCAGTGAGAAGGGAGGGCAGCCGACTCTTCAGACCGCGTCACTGGTACTCAACACCTGCTCTCAGGCTCGAAAGAAGAGGCACACCTCTCTCCTGTGGGGAAGGGCCAAACCCCGAACCGTTTATTCCCCCTTGGTCGGTGCGTTCCCCGGCAGACAGAGCCGGCCGGGGCCGCAGGCGCTAGGGGGGCCCCTTGGAGGCCTGGGGCCGGTCTGGGGGCCCCTGGCGACTCCCTTTGCTCTCCACCAAGAGCCCTGCGCTGGCCTTCCCCTTAGAAGCCTGCTTCTCCTGCTCTTCCGAACTGCTTCCGGCCGCCTGCGTTTCGGGCCGTCCTTGCACGGAGGGGAGAGGACTGTGCGAGGAGCTGGGCGCTTGCACCCCAGGCTCAGGGCTGCTGTCGGGCACGGCCGGCCTGAGCGAGACCTCGCACCGCCCCTTTCCTGGGCTGCCCAGGTGGAGTGAGACCACGTTGGGCCCCTCCAGGGCCCCCCTTGGACTGTGGCTGCTGCCTTCCTCGGCCCTggtcctcttgctgctgctgctgctgctgctgctgctgctctttggGGGCTTGGAGGCGGGCCCCTCCTGGCGAGGCGCCCAGGGGTCTGGCAGAGGGGCCCTGTTTTCCACGCCAGGGGGGATTGGAGACCCCCCAGCCGGACTCAGGCCTCTGCCTGCCAGGGGGAGGGAGAGCTGCCTTGACTGCCTCCCGTGGGCCACCTTCCACAGGGGCTCCTCGAAGTCCTGGTACATGTGCCGCAAGACCGCGAAGCCCCCCGGCAGGCTCTCCAGGTTGCTGAGCGTCCGGTCGCAATGCCTGGCTATTTCGCGACGGATTTCCGGGCTCCGGATGTACTTCACAATGTCCGCCACCACCCGGGGGTTCTTCAGCAGGTGCCCGATCTCCGCGTTCTCCTCGGCCAGCTGCTGCAAGGCCGGGTGGGTGGCCAGCACCTGCCGCAGCAGCCGGTCCTCCAGCTCCTCCTGAGCTTCAGAGTTGGAGAAGACCTTGCCGATGTCCACGAACAACCGGTGGAAGGTGTGCACGTCATCCAGCATGTCTCCAACGGCACTCATGTCTGCCTCCGTCGCCAGCGCGCTCCCCAGATGGAGGAGCTTCTTATAGATGGCCACCATCCGGGAGAGCCCGCTGGGACTCATCCAGGTGCTGAAATGTGGTGTCTCCTGAGCAAACTGCCTCAGCTCCGGGGAATCCGACAAGAACTGGGCCATCTCCTTGGTGCTGGCCAAGATGTCCCGGACGCTGGCTCTCTCCAAggcctgggcgatctgcccccggCCCACCACCCTCTCTGACCCCTTGCTGGGCTTCAAGGTGTTCAAGCCGATAACGGTGGAGACAGCCAGGACGAAGGCGATGGCTAGCGGGCTGCAGTCACCGGAGATGGTGCTCTGGACGGTGGGGCTCTGCAGCACCTCGCTCATGAGCTCCGGGCAAGCCTGGAAGTGCGCCGGCACCTCGTTCAGCACCTCCAGCAAGGCCAGCAGATCCCGCCGGGAGCTGTCCAGCAGCACTTGGAGGCTGGAGGCCGTGCCGGGGGGAGCCTCGCAGCCACTGTCCAGAGGGGAGAGGGCCCTGccgtctggccccatggtggGCGCTTGCAGGGAGGACTGGCCCCGAAGCGGTGGCTTCCTCACCACCAGGTAAACCGTGCGCCCTTCCTGGATGTCGTGCTGGAGAAGGGTGTCCTGGTCTTTCAGGATTTTCCCAGCAAAGATGAGCAGCACGTGGTCCTTGGCGGCCTTGAAGTAGGGCGCCACCTCCTCCTTGAGTTGCTCCACCAGGCTGTTCGCAGCCACCTGGAACTCCTGGATGTCTGCAGAGCCTTTCACGGTGACGGTGATGAGCCTGCTCTCGTGGCCATCGGTGGCCACCCCTGGGCCGGCTCTGGGGACACGGAGGCTTTGCTCATGACTCGCCTTCGGCCACGGTTCCATCTAGAGCAAGGAAGCAGGGAAGGGCCTCGTAGGTTTCCTGTTTGCCTCCACGGCAACCATGATTCATTTCCCCCGAGCTCTGCCGGATTCTTAGAGCACCACCACTGCCGGTAGATGTAGAAGGCAGGTTACCTGCTCTGTCCGGCTGCCTTGAGCACCGCAGCCCTTCCTCTTCAGGAATGGCCATGTTGGAGGCCTCCTAAATCCACTATGTCATCATGGCCATGACATCACAGTCCAGCCCTGACAGGCCCATGGGGcaccgtcccctcccctccccccaacccccaggGTGTTGCAAAGGCACTTGAGTAaaactttgctctctctctctctctctctctctctctctcaaaacacaAAGAACCACCCTGGGTCCAGAAGGAAGGTGTGAAGCACACCCacatctgacacctttgcctacgtAGAGGAAGCCCTTCTGGCTCTCCATATTCAGTCCTCACAGTAATGTCTTGTGCACCGTACACGTTCCGTATGCGCCGGGACAATCAAGAACTGAGGCATGACCCTTTCCTTCAGGAAAGACCACGGGGGTTTCTCATTCTCACAGTCCATGATATCCCAGGCAGTCCCGCGCCAGGGCCCCATCCACCACGCAGAGGATCACGTTaggcagcagatatttgcaatatacagtggtgcctcacttgacgacaataatccgttccagcaaaatcgctgtagaacgaaatcattgtcaagcgaaagtaaaaagcccattgaaaggcattgaaaatcgctcagtgtgttccaatgggcgaaatacctcagcgtccagcgaagatcctccatagggcggccattttctggtgcctgtaatgcgaggaatccatcctcagcacagtggggagccattctgaacaatgggcggccattttgaaacccgaagATCAGCTATTttctgatcgtcataaagtgaaaaattggttcccgaagcagggaaccgatcatcgtgaagcggattttccccattcaatcattgttttgcgatcgcaatagcttctatagttactgcactacTTCGCatctatagttactgcactacTTCGCATTCCCTTTCTTagagattggaatgtatattgttttgttttccatatctgTTGGTATATTCTTGTAAGGATTTTGaaagattcagtctctgtggcttgaaatagttccatTGATATTCCATCTAcccttggtgatttatttcttcccagtgctttcaagcagctttcacttcagttTCTAGAACTGCAAGTTCCTCATCATAGGATTCGTCTTCAAAGGaacctgtcatccttttatctcttctgtaaaGTTCTTCAGTAGGTTATATTCACCTTCTCTGTTCCCCTGTTTCAGCATCTTTAAATTAGATTataatttctctttgatttcttgatcTTCTGGAAGGGATtggttgttttccttttgttttgtttttcttctgtttctttgaacTGCCCATTGtgatagttctctttgtctctaggTGATAGTCATTGAGAAGTTGTGTTCAGGATtatgaccctatttctgtcaccttttacttctTGCCTGGCAAACGTTTaacaatttaaattatttattcctgcatctatctatctatctatctatctatctatctatctatctatctatctatctatctatctatctatctatctatctatctatctatctatctatctatctatctatctatctatctatctatctatctatctatctatctatctatctatctatctatctatctatctatctatctatctatctatctgtctgtctgtctgtctgtctgtctgtctgtctatctatctgtttaaataaccacgtttttaattggcttttgaaaatacccagcgagggtgccagccggatttcagtagggaaggtgttccacagccaagggtcCCATTTCCTGAAGGTGGAAATTGTCTTACTATGGTCTGAGGGAGAAGGAAGCCCATGTCGAATGCTCTCCTATGCAAAGCAAGCTACGAAGATATCAGATTTGTGTCCTCCAGATTTGtgtcctccaccaccactatgcccctcacctttggaaccgtctgcccccagagatccgtccggctcccttgctgggtgtttttaagagcaaacttaagagctggctctttaggcaggctttccctcccgtcaccacttgaatatttttccccatcttgaacaatactactgttgttgttgttgttgttgttgttgttgttgttgttgttgttgttgttgttgttgttgttgttgttgttgttgttgttgttgttgttgttgttgatatgtTTTTTATTATATCCATTATTTTTAGCCACCcaaagt from the Pogona vitticeps strain Pit_001003342236 chromosome 3, PviZW2.1, whole genome shotgun sequence genome contains:
- the LOC140701279 gene encoding hemoglobin subunit beta-2, which codes for MVHWTAEEKQLITNIWSKVDLGVVGGEALACMLVTYPWTQRFFTEFGNLSSAQAILGNPRVKAHGKKVLTSFGEAVKNLDNVKETFAKLSELHCDKLHVDPENFKLLGNIIVIVLAGHFGKEFTPACHGSFQKLTAVVAHALSRRYH